The genomic window GCAAAACCGATAACGGTGTATCTTCGGCCTGCAACAATATCATCTAAAGTTTAATATGAACCACAATGCTATGCAACTTCATGGTGCAGAGACACCGAGAGACTTCCAAAATTGAGACATTAACTTATGATTTTCTTCTTGAAAATATATTAAGTACAAATATATTATAAGGAAAAAATAGTCTATGTTCCATAAACAAGATTTCATATATCGAGCTCGAGTTGAACGGTATAAGCTGATATTTGTTGATGCAATATGCTTTGCCAGCCTAAAACAAACCAGCCTTTGGTGTTTAGATTCCTTCAAAGACAGTATATaatcaaaacaatttacaaaaGTAACAACTAGTTTGAATAGAAAGTAAACATTTGGTCACTATTTTGTTTATGTTCTTTTAAAAGGGCATTCCCTCTCAAACATGTTAAGAGATTCGAAATTTACAATTCATTGATGGCTTTTTTCTTGAATCATTcttcacagaagaagaagaagatcaacTCACCTCTTTATGATTTACTTCCAAATGGCGCAACACCAGTGAAGTTtcagtagattttatccatttaCTGATAATAGAGATATTACCACATTCTCTAGGTCCATCCTCAGCTTGAAAGTAATCTCCACACTTTATCGTCTATAATAAGAAAATTATACAcatcaattttctttttttttttttaaaacaaatgtaTATAGACAATAGCAAAAAAGTGATCATGACCATTACGGAATCAAGAACCTTGTAATTGTCGACCAACTTAGTAAGCATCACAATTGCAGGGCAATGATATTGGATTACCATTTCCCAGAAATCCTCATATGTGTGAGGCAACGGCCCTTGTGTGGCTATAAATTGCGACACATTTCCGGGCAAAGAGGCCTGCATTTAAGATGAAAACGAAATGCAATTGTCAGCATCATGAATTTCATCTCCAAAGCTCCTTCCACAGCTTTAATTTTCAGACCATataatcacaataaaagaaattcaaaataataataataaggaaaTGCCTACAGATATGCAGCTTGCATTGATATATCCCTGTGCTTCAGGCCTATAATCCGTGCTAGACTTGAGAACAACCCTGTTATTGTCAACTGAACCAaacacaaaaaattaaacaaataaattgCAAAACTCCACAAGATCAAGGTTGTAATTTTAAATAGCAAGTTGCAACTTCAATTTTACTCAAATGATGAACTTCAAGCACAAGATTTAATCTAAGTATGCCATGGAAAGAGAAGATTAATATTTTACATGGCAACACATCAGTATATCGATTTTTGCTCAAATTGACAGCATCCAGAGCCACAGTGCATCTTCTCCTCATCTCACTTGGCGTTATCCTATTTGCCTGAGAAAGATTCAACATCACAGAATACAAGAATAGcgccaaaagaggaaaaaaaaaaaaaacaacgtaTGAACAATAATCATAAATtaggaaaaaaaaagtgaaaacaaaaattgaaaagaaaaagttgtAACCTAACCTGCAAGCGAGCGAACTCTTGAGCTATCCTCTGAGGAGTGTGGAGCTTCTCCTTGAAGAACGAGAGCGCTTCCGTACAGTGTTTCAGCTGATCGGAGGATAGTGCGATTCGCGCGGGATAATCCGCCGAGAAATTCAATTTCTCGCGAGATAATGCTGCGGATGAGGAAAGGGAGGAGGTCGGCGGATTTCCGGCGGAAGAGGCTGCCATGGCAGACGTCCGACGGGGACGAGAGCGGGCGGAGGCGCGGTTCCCCAGTTGAGTAGAGAGAGCAGCGTGGATTCGATGTTATTGGGAGTCGAATCTTGCGTGCACTCACTATCGCAACGGAGTAATAATACAACATGATCTGTTTCcggaatttatttttattttttatttttatttttaatccttATTGGGCGGGCTTGACCTTTCAAATTTAGTTAGTACTTAGCACTTACTAATCACTGGTTTATTATGGAAATGAATATTTATGTAATCTAATCTTCTTTCTTATTATTAAAGAAACCGGTTTAGAAGATCATATAGGATGGTATGTACGGGGAGaaaaagaacagaaaagaatTTGACTTTGGACTTTGGACTTTGGACTTTGAAGTGTTGGTGGGGTAGCCATGTGTGTAGTTCTGGACTTCTGGTAGAAAGGGTATGAAtgtgttttcttgttttcaaacTTAAATGTGACTTATTTTTCAAATAGTGtggtttttctttttccaattttcAATTCCATGGTTTGATTTTGCGAGTATCTTTGCTTTTTAGTCAGTTCCAAGTTTGGATTTGATATTACGGCTAGTCAAGAATGCAAATTTTATTGTGATAAGGTCAAATTAGATGCCATCAATATGGGcggttgaattttatttttaatgctgaatgaagttgaaaaataaatttcataCGTCTATAAATAGAGGAGTAATCTCAAGAATATTACACATATAtacaaaagcaataaaaattttctttctatttatATTATCTATATACAAAATTCTTCCTCTCTTTTTTTCATACGTTAATACATATATAAGTATCATCTCTTTTATATTGAGATAGTATTTGTGTTTAAtattgttatctaattatatttctatttgttacctcttccttatttatttatttagttattttataacacgttatcagcacgaaacTCTAacaaaattttaggaagactccaggtaacaaatttttattatgtcaaaactctatcatcttgaatataatgctcttgatatatttgaaaacaattatttatcatggatactagatgctaaaatccatcttgattcaatggatcttggagatatcATTGAAGCTGTAAATAATACATCccaaaaggataaagccaaagatatgattttccttcgtcgtcattttgacgtatgattgaaaaatgaatattccacattaaaagatcctgtagatctgtggaaagaccttgaaaaaaggtacaatcatcaaaagacggtgatacttcctcaagcccgatatgttagagaaaactttcttgaccttccatgcctcgaatgtgctcctgcagcagcagtatcgagaaaaaggatttaaaatttttttggagctaatttcttgctttcttgttgttgaacgcaacaatgagttgctcttaagaaatcatgaagcgcgcacagctggcgccgccccatttcctgaagcaaatgcggcaaattataacaccagaagaggtaaatggcaagattttgataacaagaaaaattatggaaggaaaagaaattatattcataagaaaggatctcactaaaagtgggataaagaaagaaacaatgggtaaAGTAAATCAATTAaggataaatgcttccgttgtggtggaaagggccattggtcacgtacctgtcgtaccccaaggcacctaagTGATTTTTATaaagcatccttgaaaaaggatgacaaaggaaggaaacaaattttgtttcaaatgataaaAATTTCACcattcattatgatgtatctaatttctttgaggattctgaaggaaatattggctatttgatcaatgatggaatagtttgatatatgtatgtatttgttaagtattcatgtgaataattttgactgtgcatgtacttctactcattttataattatcatttatttttgaagaaaaatggcaaggacatattctgaagatatttgccttgcggatagtgcaagttcgcacattattcttaaaagtgatatatattttacccatcttgtgccaaaagaagagtatgttaatactattattgactcgggcaatgtgatagaagactCCGGAAGatctataattttgttttctggaggaacaaaatttgtaataaataatgcactattatctaccaaggctctgaggaacttgttgagtttcaaagatattcgccgaaatggatatcatattgagactatgaatgaggaaaatcatgagtacttatgtatcacaactcatgattcaaataagaaagttatattagaaaaattaccctcactttcatctgggttatattataccaagattagtgcaattgaatcacatgccattgtaaaccagaagtttactatcccaaatgaattcataacttggcatgatagattgggtcatccggaaacaaccatgatgaggagaattattgaaaactctcatggacattcactaaagaaccaaaagattcttaaatctagtgaattttgttgtgctgcatgttctcaagggaagttaattttaaggccatcaccagtaaagattggatttgagtcccctgaattcctaatAAGGAtacaaggtgatatatgtggacctattcatctaccatgtggatcttttagatattttatggtcctgatagacgcatcttcgagatggtcacatgtgtgcttattatcttctcgcaacctggcgtttgcgagattactggctcaaattattcaattaaaagcacaattttcagaaaatccaatcaaagcaattcgtcttgataatgctggtgaatttactttccaagcttttgatgcatattgtatggctaatggaataagtgttgaacatccagtagcttatgttcacacacaaaatgggttagtagaatcacttattaagcgcctccaattaattgctagacccttacttatgagaacaaatatCCCAACCTCagtttggggcatgctattttacatactgcagcacttattcgtttgaggccaacgagttaccatcagttctctcctatgtaaTTAGCTTTTTGGCtggcagccaaatgtttcccatttaagaatatttgggtgtgcgatatatgttctcattgcaccacctaatcacatcaaaatgggaccccaaagaaaatttggaatatatgttggatatgattctccctctatagtgaggtatcttgagatacaaactggagatgtatttaaagcccggtttgcggattgtcattttgatgaatcaaaatttccaacattaggaggagagaataagcttcttgaaaatgaacttaattggaatgcatcattgttgatgcatttagatcctcgatcagggcaatgtgaactagaagttcaaaagattatacatttgcaaagaatagaaaatgaattgcctgatgcattttctgatacaaagaggataaccaaatcttatataccagagaaaaatgctccaattcgaattgatgtcccagtaggacaagtagtcactgaagcaaattcatgcCAGAAGTGTGGCAGGgcagaaaatgccccaattcgaattggtgtcccagtaggacaaatagccactaaaacaaatacacgccagaagcgtggcaggcctgtcggttccaaagataaaaattctcgaaagagaaaagaggtaaatattattcctgttgaaaaagacatagtaaagacacctgtagttgtccaaaattttaatatagttttaacgccaaaagacgttcaggtacctgaaaattgtgaaaatgatgagatctcgataaattatgtctttacaggagagaaatgggaccgaaataagacaattgtcaatgaaatatttgcatataatgtggcattaaatatcatgcatgaaagtaaggatcttgagccaagatcagtcgaagaatgtcgacaaaggaatgattggccaaaatgaaaagaagtcatgaaggctgaattagactcacttgcaaaacgtgaagtcttcggacctgtagtccgtacaccagaagatgtaaaacctgttgcatacaggtgggtatttgtgagaaaacgaaatgagaaaaatgaagttgtgcgcttcaaagcccgacttgtggcacaaagtttttcacaaaggcccggtatagattatgaagaaacgtattcccctgtagtggatgcgataacattgcgttatttggtcagtttatctgcatatcataaattgcatatgcatttaatggatgtggtaacagcctacttatacggctcattagatcgtgatatctatatgaaagtccctgaaggattaaagatatctaaaccatccaatgaatattcacaggggttatactcagtcaaattacaaagatctttatatagtctaaagcaatctggacgaatgtggtataatcgtcttactgagtatctgccCAAAAAtggatttaagaatgatgatatttgcccatgtgttttcataaagaaatttgcatctggattcattataattgctgtgtacgttgatgatttaaatatcattgggacttctgaaaagattccaacaattataaaaactctaaaagaagagtttgagatgaaagatcttggaagaactaaattttgtctcggcctgcagatcgagcatataaaaaaagggatctttattcatcaaacaacatacacagaaaagatcttgaagagattttatatggataagtcacatccattaagtactccaatgatcgtaagatctttggatgtgaaaaatgatcaattctgtcctaaagaagaaaatgaagatatccttggtccagaagtaccatatcttagtgccattggagcgctaatgtatcttgctaataatacacgacccgatatatcatttgttgTGAAcctactagcaagatatagttcctcttcAACCAGAAgatattggagtggaatcaaacaaatattttgatatcttcatggaacggttgatatgggattgttttatctctatggatccaagtcacaattagttggctatgcagatgctggatacttgtctgatccacataaagggagatcttgAACAGGATacatgttcacatatggtggtacagctatat from Arachis ipaensis cultivar K30076 chromosome B09, Araip1.1, whole genome shotgun sequence includes these protein-coding regions:
- the LOC107618795 gene encoding protein-tyrosine-phosphatase PTP1 isoform X2 is translated as MAASSAGNPPTSSLSSSAALSREKLNFSADYPARIALSSDQLKHCTEALSFFKEKLHTPQRIAQEFARLQANRITPSEMRRRCTVALDAVNLSKNRYTDVLPFDNNRVVLKSSTDYRPEAQGYINASCISASLPGNVSQFIATQGPLPHTYEDFWEMVIQYHCPAIVMLTKLVDNYKTIKCGDYFQAEDGPRECGNISIISKWIKSTETSLVLRHLEVNHKEAEDTPLSVLHIQYPEWPDHGVPRDTSAVREIFRRLHHLPANLGPIVVHCSAGIGRTGTYCTIHNTIQRILAGDMSALDISSTIAMFRSQRIGMVQTQDQFVFCYEAIIDELEDLVSLQQ
- the LOC107618795 gene encoding protein-tyrosine-phosphatase PTP1 isoform X1, whose protein sequence is MAASSAGNPPTSSLSSSAALSREKLNFSADYPARIALSSDQLKHCTEALSFFKEKLHTPQRIAQEFARLQANRITPSEMRRRCTVALDAVNLSKNRYTDVLPFDNNRVVLKSSTDYRPEAQGYINASCISASLPGNVSQFIATQGPLPHTYEDFWEMVIQYHCPAIVMLTKLVDNYKVLDSTIKCGDYFQAEDGPRECGNISIISKWIKSTETSLVLRHLEVNHKEAEDTPLSVLHIQYPEWPDHGVPRDTSAVREIFRRLHHLPANLGPIVVHCSAGIGRTGTYCTIHNTIQRILAGDMSALDISSTIAMFRSQRIGMVQTQDQFVFCYEAIIDELEDLVSLQQ
- the LOC107618795 gene encoding protein-tyrosine-phosphatase PTP1 isoform X3 gives rise to the protein MAASSAGNPPTSSLSSSAALSREKLNFSADYPARIALSSDQLKHCTEALSFFKEKLHTPQRIAQEFARLQANRITPSEMRRRCTVALDAVNLSKNRYTDVLPFDNNRVVLKSSTDYRPEAQGYINASCISASLPGNVSQFIATQGPLPHTYEDFWEMVIQYHCPAIVMLTKLVDNYKVLDSTIKCGDYFQAEDGPRECGNISIISKWIKSTETSLVLRHLEVNHKEAEDTPLSVLHIQYPEWPDHGVPRDTSAVREIFRRLHHLPANLGPIVVHCRHW